Proteins encoded together in one uncultured Desulfosarcina sp. window:
- the modC gene encoding molybdenum ABC transporter ATP-binding protein — translation MLDMHVIRQQGDFRVDVAFSSPNGVVTALFGRSGAGKTSVVNMVAGLVRPDQGHIVVNGRTLFDAAKGCHIPPEKRRMGYIFQDGRLFPHLSVKANLTYGMRLTPPADRYVALDDVVDLLGIGHLLHRRPAKLSGGEKQRVAIGRALLTSPSLLLMDEPLASLDGIRKAEVLPFLSRLCEELSTPILYVSHSMEEVLKLADTLVLLDQGRVAAAGPIGDLMNRPDLQQLTGAAECYPGPVHETEPI, via the coding sequence TCATCAGGCAGCAGGGCGATTTTCGGGTCGACGTGGCCTTTTCTTCCCCGAACGGCGTCGTCACCGCCCTGTTCGGACGCTCGGGCGCCGGCAAGACATCGGTGGTCAATATGGTGGCCGGCTTGGTGCGTCCAGACCAGGGGCATATCGTCGTCAACGGCCGGACGCTGTTCGATGCTGCCAAAGGCTGCCACATTCCCCCTGAGAAACGGCGTATGGGTTACATCTTCCAGGATGGCCGCCTGTTTCCCCATTTATCGGTGAAAGCCAATCTGACCTACGGCATGCGCCTGACCCCGCCCGCCGATCGCTATGTCGCCCTGGACGACGTGGTGGACCTGCTGGGCATCGGCCACCTGCTCCATCGGCGTCCGGCCAAGCTCTCGGGCGGAGAGAAACAGCGGGTCGCCATCGGCCGGGCATTGCTGACGAGTCCTTCCCTGCTGCTCATGGATGAGCCCCTGGCCTCTCTGGACGGCATCCGCAAGGCCGAAGTGCTGCCCTTTTTGTCGCGGCTGTGCGAAGAACTGTCGACGCCCATCCTGTATGTCAGCCACTCAATGGAAGAAGTGCTCAAGCTGGCGGACACGCTGGTACTGCTGGATCAGGGCCGGGTGGCCGCCGCCGGGCCTATCGGGGATCTCATGAATCGGCCCGACCTGCAGCAGTTGACCGGAGCCGCCGAATGTTATCCCGGACCGGTTCATGAAACTGAGCCAATCTAA
- a CDS encoding response regulator yields the protein MEESSAPSIVVGSAGILAVDDETALLHIARGMLEACGYEVFCAQDGETGVEIYRREHDRIQGVLLDLSMPRMSGLEVFERIRKIDPGVKVLLSSGFMADHDRQKAAALGLKRFIQKPYRIAELSAKMKEVLEG from the coding sequence ATAGAAGAATCCAGCGCCCCGAGCATCGTCGTCGGTAGCGCCGGAATTCTCGCTGTCGATGATGAAACAGCCCTGCTTCATATTGCCCGCGGCATGCTCGAAGCGTGCGGCTATGAGGTCTTCTGCGCCCAGGACGGTGAAACAGGCGTGGAGATCTATCGACGTGAACACGACCGCATCCAGGGGGTGCTTTTGGATCTGTCCATGCCGCGAATGTCGGGCCTGGAAGTCTTCGAGCGCATCAGAAAGATCGATCCCGGTGTAAAAGTTCTGTTGTCATCGGGATTCATGGCGGATCATGATCGGCAAAAGGCCGCCGCACTGGGCCTGAAACGGTTTATCCAGAAGCCCTATCGAATAGCGGAGCTGTCCGCAAAAATGAAGGAAGTCCTCGAAGGATAA